From the Betaproteobacteria bacterium genome, one window contains:
- a CDS encoding arsenate reductase ArsC: MAERRYNVLFLCTGNSARSILAEAYLRSVGAARFESFSAGSMPAGRVNPFALELLEKKGLPTGDLRSKSWDEFAAPGAPVMDLIITVCDNAAGEVCPVWPGQPITAHWGVADPAAVEGDDPARRAAFLQAYTVLARRIDILTGLRLEALDRMAVERSVRQIASQV; encoded by the coding sequence ATGGCGGAACGCAGATACAACGTGCTCTTTCTCTGCACAGGGAACTCCGCTCGCAGCATTCTGGCGGAGGCCTATCTTCGGTCTGTAGGTGCGGCACGCTTCGAGAGCTTCAGCGCCGGAAGCATGCCCGCAGGACGCGTGAATCCGTTCGCATTGGAACTCCTGGAGAAGAAGGGGCTGCCTACCGGCGATCTTCGAAGCAAGTCGTGGGACGAATTCGCCGCTCCGGGAGCACCTGTGATGGATCTCATCATCACCGTCTGCGACAACGCTGCGGGCGAGGTCTGTCCGGTGTGGCCGGGGCAGCCGATCACGGCGCATTGGGGTGTGGCCGATCCCGCAGCGGTGGAAGGCGACGACCCGGCACGCCGGGCTGCCTTCCTGCAGGCGTATACCGTGTTGGCCCGCCGTATCGACATCCTGACGGGCCTGCGTCTGGAAGCCCTCGATCGCATGGCCGTCGAAAGAAGCGTCAGGCAGATCGCGTCCCAGGTCTGA
- the arsB gene encoding ACR3 family arsenite efflux transporter codes for MNSLARPAVSAPAPMNLFERYLSAWVALCIVAGILLGQAFPAMFQLIGRIEVAQVNLPVGLLIWVMIIPMLARVDFGALSQVRRQWRGIGVTLFVNWAIKPFSMALLAWLFVRHVFAAQLPADQMDSYVAGLILLAAAPCTAMVFVWSRLTNGDPIFTLSQVALNDTIMVLGFAPLVGMLLGLSSITVPWETLIASVVLYIVIPVVVAQIWRYSLLRTGAGSFDSAMKKAGSASIMALLATLVLLFGFQGEALIRQPVVIAILAVPILLQVAFTSTMAYLLNRRLGEVHSIACPSALIGASNFFELAVATAISLFGFESGAALATVVGVLIEVPVMLLVVRIVNATKPWYEART; via the coding sequence ATGAATTCCCTGGCTCGTCCCGCCGTTTCGGCTCCCGCTCCCATGAACCTGTTCGAGCGCTATCTTTCCGCGTGGGTGGCCCTCTGCATCGTCGCTGGCATTCTGCTCGGACAGGCTTTTCCCGCGATGTTCCAGCTGATCGGCCGCATCGAAGTCGCCCAGGTCAATCTGCCGGTGGGACTCCTCATCTGGGTGATGATCATCCCGATGCTGGCCAGAGTGGACTTCGGTGCGTTGAGTCAGGTCCGCAGGCAATGGCGCGGCATCGGCGTCACCTTGTTCGTGAACTGGGCCATCAAGCCCTTTTCCATGGCGTTGCTCGCGTGGCTGTTCGTTCGCCACGTATTCGCAGCTCAATTGCCGGCAGATCAGATGGACAGCTACGTCGCCGGTCTGATCCTCCTTGCGGCCGCGCCGTGCACGGCCATGGTCTTCGTGTGGAGCCGGCTCACCAACGGAGACCCCATCTTCACGTTGTCGCAGGTCGCTCTGAACGACACGATCATGGTGTTGGGCTTTGCTCCGCTCGTGGGCATGCTCCTGGGCCTTTCGTCCATCACCGTGCCTTGGGAGACGCTCATCGCCTCCGTGGTGCTCTACATCGTGATTCCGGTCGTGGTCGCGCAGATCTGGAGGTACTCCCTCTTGCGTACCGGTGCGGGAAGCTTCGATTCCGCCATGAAGAAGGCAGGGTCCGCATCGATCATGGCCTTGCTGGCCACGCTGGTGCTGCTCTTCGGATTCCAAGGCGAGGCACTGATCCGCCAGCCCGTGGTCATCGCCATCCTGGCCGTTCCCATTCTGCTGCAGGTGGCCTTCACGTCGACGATGGCCTACCTTCTGAATCGCCGGCTCGGCGAGGTCCACAGCATCGCGTGCCCGTCTGCGCTCATCGGGGCCAGCAACTTCTTCGAACTTGCGGTGGCCACGGCGATCAGCCTGTTCGGATTCGAATCCGGCGCGGCGTTGGCCACTGTGGTGGGCGTGCTCATCGAAGTCCCGGTGATGCTTCTTGTCGTGCGCATCGTGAATGCAACGAAGCCGTGGTACGAGGCACGCACTTGA
- a CDS encoding benzoate-CoA ligase family protein has product MRTVVLGAGPAGLLFAYLAQKRNPRWQVEVFEQNLPDATFGFGVVFSEGGLAFLERDAPQVHEALLPRLECWPMQRIVHRGERVDIDGSGFSAIARLELNTFLKTLAERVGVRIRYGVTIASLDQLGPADVVVGADGLNSLVRRTYADVFGPRIDWLSNKFAWYGVGHPYECLSLTFRENDHGHFVAHHYRYSPSMSTFLVECDAATWHAAGFDRMTDEQSRAYCTQVFAADLGGQRLVSNKSVWRNFPIVRNDRWTAGNAVLIGDALRTMHFSIGSGTRLAFEDAIALDQAFGVAGDDVPAALAEYERNRRPVVEKLQAAANRSSFWYERFADEMRGEPWQLAYSYMTRSGRIDDARLARMAPKFMAFVEEKRSLTTSELSRGVTDPVARDTAGAVEIGFTTGERYNASAILFDNLAAGRGDKTAILCGDRTVSYAQLCSLASRIGNGLASFGLARGGRVICLLPDTPEYPAAIFGAIRAGFVPVLLNTLSTPDLVAYFVADSQAEVVLVHSDYAELLADPSLAATRLRHVVVVGDGALPAPGLTTVHRFDGWAGSFPDELAACDTHRDEMALWMYSSGSTGRPKGVVHLQHDLPYTYRSYGRHVLGIRADDVVFSPPKIFFAYGFGNSCTFPFSVGATAVLHPGRPDAESVYQVMERHRPTILFGLPTLYNALIGHPGGEARDVRSLRLCISAAEVLSADMFREWQRRTGLAIIEGLGSTEVLHIYLSNTQERQVLGASGARVPGYELKLTDTTGDPVPAGESGILWVRGDSQAPCYWRRPDKTADTMRGDWIWTGDRFSVDGDGFYTFEGRADDFVKVSGQWVTPVEVERCLAEHPDVRECAVLAVEDGNRLMTLAAWVVLGGDRPGDETTTSELQAFVKSRLVPFKYPRSIVYLPELPKTGTGKIDRQALKKRWSD; this is encoded by the coding sequence ATGCGTACCGTCGTTCTCGGTGCCGGTCCTGCCGGCCTGTTGTTCGCCTACCTCGCGCAGAAGCGGAATCCCCGGTGGCAGGTGGAGGTGTTCGAGCAGAATCTTCCCGATGCGACTTTCGGGTTCGGCGTGGTGTTCTCCGAGGGTGGACTGGCGTTTCTCGAACGCGACGCGCCACAGGTTCACGAAGCCCTGCTGCCCAGGCTGGAATGCTGGCCCATGCAGCGTATCGTCCACCGGGGTGAACGGGTGGACATCGACGGCAGCGGCTTTTCTGCCATCGCGCGGCTCGAACTCAACACGTTCCTCAAGACGCTCGCAGAACGCGTCGGAGTCCGTATCCGGTATGGAGTCACGATCGCATCGCTCGACCAGCTTGGCCCGGCGGACGTCGTGGTGGGCGCGGACGGGCTCAATTCGCTCGTGCGCAGGACGTACGCAGACGTCTTCGGACCCAGGATCGACTGGCTGTCGAACAAGTTCGCCTGGTACGGCGTGGGCCACCCCTACGAGTGCCTCTCGCTGACGTTCCGCGAGAACGATCATGGGCACTTCGTCGCCCATCACTACCGGTACAGCCCCTCAATGAGCACATTCCTCGTGGAGTGCGACGCGGCCACCTGGCACGCCGCGGGATTCGACCGCATGACCGACGAGCAGTCGCGCGCCTACTGTACGCAGGTGTTCGCGGCCGACCTGGGGGGACAGCGACTTGTCTCGAACAAGTCGGTATGGCGCAACTTTCCGATCGTGCGCAACGATCGCTGGACGGCGGGCAACGCCGTGCTCATCGGCGACGCGTTGCGAACCATGCACTTCTCCATCGGATCCGGGACACGCCTCGCCTTCGAAGACGCCATCGCGCTCGACCAGGCGTTCGGCGTGGCCGGCGACGATGTTCCTGCGGCGCTCGCCGAATACGAGCGGAATCGGCGTCCGGTCGTGGAAAAGCTGCAGGCGGCTGCGAACAGAAGCTCGTTCTGGTACGAGCGTTTCGCGGACGAGATGCGTGGGGAACCGTGGCAACTGGCGTACAGCTATATGACCCGCAGTGGCCGCATAGACGACGCACGGCTCGCGCGGATGGCGCCGAAGTTCATGGCGTTCGTGGAGGAGAAGCGTTCCCTGACGACGTCCGAGCTGTCCCGCGGCGTGACCGACCCGGTGGCACGTGACACGGCAGGAGCCGTCGAGATCGGATTCACGACGGGCGAACGATACAACGCGTCCGCGATCCTCTTTGACAACCTTGCGGCAGGCCGGGGCGACAAGACCGCCATCCTGTGTGGTGACCGCACTGTCTCGTACGCGCAGTTGTGCTCGCTCGCCTCGAGAATCGGCAATGGGCTGGCGTCCTTCGGGCTCGCCCGGGGCGGCCGGGTGATCTGCCTGCTGCCCGACACGCCGGAGTACCCGGCGGCCATTTTCGGCGCGATCCGCGCGGGCTTCGTGCCGGTGCTGCTCAATACGCTCTCGACGCCCGATCTGGTCGCCTACTTCGTCGCAGACAGCCAGGCCGAAGTGGTTCTGGTCCATTCCGACTATGCGGAACTGCTGGCCGATCCGTCCCTGGCCGCGACACGCTTGCGGCATGTCGTCGTGGTCGGCGATGGTGCCCTCCCCGCGCCGGGCCTGACCACGGTACATCGCTTCGACGGCTGGGCAGGCAGTTTTCCGGACGAGCTGGCGGCGTGCGACACGCACCGGGACGAGATGGCTCTGTGGATGTATTCGTCCGGCTCCACCGGACGCCCCAAGGGCGTGGTGCATCTGCAGCACGATCTTCCGTACACGTATAGGAGCTACGGGCGTCACGTCCTGGGCATCCGTGCAGACGACGTCGTCTTCTCTCCCCCGAAGATCTTCTTCGCGTACGGCTTCGGCAATTCATGCACGTTTCCGTTCTCCGTCGGGGCGACCGCAGTGCTGCACCCCGGACGTCCGGATGCGGAATCGGTATACCAGGTCATGGAGCGCCACCGGCCGACGATCCTGTTCGGACTGCCGACGCTGTACAACGCGCTGATCGGGCATCCGGGAGGAGAAGCGCGTGATGTTCGATCCCTGCGGCTGTGCATCTCGGCCGCGGAAGTGCTGTCCGCGGACATGTTCCGCGAATGGCAGCGGCGAACCGGGCTGGCGATCATCGAGGGGCTCGGTTCGACCGAGGTGCTGCATATCTATCTTTCGAATACGCAGGAGCGGCAGGTCCTCGGCGCAAGCGGGGCTCGCGTTCCCGGCTATGAGCTCAAACTCACCGACACGACGGGAGATCCCGTTCCGGCTGGCGAGTCCGGGATCCTCTGGGTTCGTGGCGACTCGCAGGCCCCCTGCTACTGGCGTCGTCCGGACAAGACCGCCGACACGATGCGCGGTGACTGGATCTGGACCGGCGATCGTTTCAGCGTCGATGGCGACGGCTTCTATACGTTCGAAGGACGCGCGGACGACTTCGTGAAGGTCAGCGGCCAATGGGTCACGCCCGTGGAGGTGGAACGCTGCCTCGCCGAACATCCCGACGTGCGCGAATGCGCCGTGCTCGCAGTCGAGGACGGCAACCGCCTCATGACACTCGCGGCGTGGGTGGTGCTGGGCGGGGATCGTCCCGGCGACGAGACCACGACATCGGAACTGCAGGCGTTCGTGAAGTCCCGGCTGGTTCCGTTCAAGTACCCCCGCAGCATCGTCTATCTCCCGGAGCTGCCCAAGACAGGGACAGGCAAGATCGACCGGCAGGCGCTGAAGAAGCGATGGTCGGATTGA
- a CDS encoding GNAT family N-acetyltransferase codes for MNGNGSVQPVASRPATPADLLEIRRLLSDSDLPVEDIEQHIGNFIVATQGDVLVGCIAIEPLGTVALLRSLCVRPECRNRGVAAELGARIAERAARAGVRRLYLMTTTASEYFERAGFSICSRDEMPAEIQGTLQFRALCPATAVCMRRDLPGSNS; via the coding sequence ATGAACGGGAACGGTTCGGTTCAACCGGTCGCGAGTCGTCCCGCGACTCCGGCGGACCTTCTCGAAATCCGGCGCCTTCTCTCAGACAGCGATCTGCCCGTGGAGGACATCGAGCAGCACATCGGGAATTTCATCGTCGCGACGCAGGGCGACGTCCTCGTCGGCTGCATCGCGATAGAACCGCTGGGTACCGTGGCGCTGCTGCGATCCCTGTGCGTGCGGCCGGAGTGCCGGAATCGCGGTGTGGCCGCGGAACTGGGAGCGAGGATCGCCGAGCGCGCGGCCCGGGCCGGTGTTCGCCGTCTCTACCTCATGACCACGACGGCCAGTGAGTACTTCGAGCGCGCGGGATTTTCCATCTGTTCCCGAGACGAGATGCCTGCCGAGATCCAAGGCACGCTGCAGTTCAGGGCGCTGTGTCCGGCCACGGCCGTCTGCATGAGAAGGGACCTTCCCGGGTCGAACTCGTAA
- a CDS encoding VOC family protein, producing MKRFHVHVVVDDLASNVRFYSTVFGMPPTVEKPDYAKWMVEDPRINFAISSRGGKPGLDHLGLQVDSDGELKELRDQVAQAEIAAFDQPQAQCCYARSDKYWITDPQGIAWETYHTLDQVEVFGKDTERAVESAESAESQACCAPRPQVVAMPSSKKSSNSCC from the coding sequence ATGAAGCGCTTTCACGTTCACGTCGTCGTCGACGATCTCGCCTCCAACGTCCGCTTCTATTCGACCGTGTTCGGAATGCCGCCCACCGTCGAGAAGCCGGACTACGCGAAGTGGATGGTCGAAGACCCGCGCATCAACTTCGCCATCTCGAGCCGCGGCGGCAAGCCCGGTCTCGATCACCTCGGTTTGCAGGTGGACTCCGACGGTGAACTGAAGGAACTCCGCGACCAGGTGGCCCAGGCCGAGATCGCCGCCTTCGATCAGCCACAGGCCCAGTGCTGCTATGCGAGGTCGGACAAGTACTGGATCACGGATCCTCAAGGCATCGCGTGGGAGACCTATCACACGCTGGACCAGGTCGAAGTGTTCGGAAAGGACACGGAAAGGGCGGTGGAATCTGCCGAGTCGGCGGAAAGCCAGGCCTGCTGCGCTCCACGCCCTCAGGTGGTGGCGATGCCGTCGTCCAAGAAGAGCTCCAACTCCTGTTGCTGA
- a CDS encoding helix-turn-helix transcriptional regulator, with product METTQAVEALAALAQETRLSVFRLLVQAGPEGIAAGAIGEALRASPATLSFHLKELLHAGLVASRQEGRFVFYSANYEQMAALMTYLTQNCCKGMPGECLSVMETAIGQCCAPSSRTMTKSRRKS from the coding sequence ATGGAAACGACACAAGCCGTTGAGGCGCTAGCCGCCCTCGCTCAGGAAACCCGTCTGTCGGTCTTCCGGCTGCTCGTGCAGGCCGGACCCGAAGGAATCGCCGCGGGTGCGATCGGGGAAGCTCTGAGGGCTTCCCCGGCCACACTGTCCTTTCATCTCAAGGAACTTCTGCACGCCGGGCTCGTGGCTTCCCGGCAGGAAGGGCGGTTCGTCTTCTATAGCGCCAACTACGAGCAGATGGCAGCGCTGATGACCTACCTCACGCAGAACTGCTGCAAGGGAATGCCCGGCGAGTGTCTGTCCGTGATGGAAACGGCCATAGGCCAGTGTTGTGCCCCGTCGTCCCGAACCATGACCAAGTCGCGGAGAAAATCATGA
- the rpoD gene encoding RNA polymerase sigma factor RpoD encodes MAKDKERDRKAAAAAAIAATVEAQMQGNDAEARRTRLKNLIVLGKERGFLTYAEVNDHLPDDMLDAEQIEGVISMINDMGIQVYDEAPDAETLLMSESTPTTPDEDVAEEAEAAVSTLDSEFGRTTDPVRMYMREMGSVELLTREGEIEIAKRIEDGLKHMIQAISACPTTIAEILNFAEKIEKDELRVDEVIDGLHDPTAEEPIAEEAMSDEALDEELGDGEEDEEGSAVQSATLLHLRTQALERFDRIRTQYKKMMSTLQRQGSKSKPYLKAQSDISAELMNIRFSAKQIEALCDNVRRMVEDVRSYERSIMDLCVDKVGMPRQYFIKTFPGNEEDLEWVRRETTGKKSYSESLIRHAPAIVEQQQKLIDLQRRVGIPIKDLKDIAKQMSTGEAKARRAKREMTEANLRLVISIAKKYTNRGLQFLDLIQEGNIGLMKAVDKFEYRRGYKFSTYATWWIRQAITRSIADQARTIRIPVHMIETINKMNRISRQILQETGLEPDPATLAVKMEMPEDKIRKILKISKEPISMETPIGDDDDSHLGDFIEDQATLAPVEAAVYTSLQEATKEVLDTLTPREAKVLRMRFGIEMNTDHTLEEVGKQFDVTRERIRQIEAKALRKLRHPSRSERLRSFLDG; translated from the coding sequence ATGGCAAAAGACAAAGAGCGAGATCGGAAGGCTGCAGCGGCTGCCGCAATTGCGGCGACTGTGGAAGCCCAGATGCAGGGCAACGATGCCGAAGCCAGGCGCACCCGGCTCAAGAACCTCATCGTTCTTGGCAAGGAACGGGGGTTTCTGACCTACGCCGAGGTCAACGACCACCTGCCGGACGACATGCTGGACGCCGAACAGATCGAAGGCGTCATCAGCATGATCAACGACATGGGCATCCAGGTGTACGACGAGGCGCCGGACGCCGAGACGTTGCTCATGTCCGAAAGCACCCCGACGACTCCGGACGAAGACGTGGCGGAGGAAGCCGAAGCCGCGGTCTCCACGCTCGATTCGGAATTCGGACGTACCACCGACCCGGTCCGCATGTACATGCGCGAGATGGGTTCGGTCGAGCTGCTCACCCGTGAGGGCGAGATCGAGATCGCCAAGCGGATCGAGGACGGCCTCAAGCACATGATCCAGGCCATCTCGGCTTGTCCGACCACCATCGCGGAGATCCTCAATTTCGCCGAGAAGATCGAAAAGGACGAGCTGCGCGTCGACGAGGTGATCGACGGCCTGCACGATCCGACCGCGGAAGAGCCCATCGCCGAAGAGGCCATGAGCGACGAAGCGCTCGACGAAGAACTGGGCGATGGCGAGGAAGACGAAGAGGGCAGCGCCGTCCAGAGTGCCACCCTGCTGCATCTGCGTACCCAGGCGCTGGAACGTTTCGACCGCATTCGCACGCAGTACAAGAAGATGATGTCCACGCTGCAGCGCCAGGGCTCCAAGAGCAAGCCCTATCTCAAGGCGCAATCGGACATCTCGGCGGAGCTCATGAACATCCGCTTCTCGGCGAAGCAGATCGAAGCGCTCTGCGACAACGTCCGCAGGATGGTGGAAGACGTTCGCAGCTACGAGCGCTCCATCATGGATCTTTGCGTGGACAAGGTTGGCATGCCCCGGCAGTACTTCATCAAGACTTTCCCCGGAAACGAGGAAGACCTGGAATGGGTGCGACGGGAAACGACCGGCAAGAAGAGTTACAGCGAGTCGCTGATCCGTCACGCACCGGCCATCGTCGAGCAGCAGCAGAAGCTCATCGACCTCCAGCGCCGGGTGGGAATCCCGATCAAGGACCTCAAGGACATCGCCAAGCAGATGTCCACGGGCGAAGCCAAGGCACGCCGTGCGAAACGCGAGATGACCGAGGCGAACCTGCGTCTCGTGATCTCCATCGCCAAGAAGTACACGAACCGCGGCCTTCAATTCCTGGACCTCATCCAGGAAGGCAATATCGGTCTGATGAAGGCCGTGGACAAGTTCGAGTACCGCCGTGGCTACAAGTTTTCGACGTACGCCACCTGGTGGATCCGGCAGGCCATCACCCGTTCGATCGCCGATCAGGCGCGCACCATCCGCATCCCGGTGCACATGATCGAGACGATCAACAAGATGAACCGCATCTCGCGGCAGATTCTCCAGGAAACCGGTCTCGAGCCGGATCCGGCGACCTTGGCCGTGAAGATGGAGATGCCCGAGGACAAGATCCGCAAGATCCTGAAGATTTCCAAGGAGCCTATCTCCATGGAAACGCCCATCGGCGATGACGACGATTCGCATCTGGGCGATTTCATCGAAGACCAGGCGACCCTGGCTCCCGTGGAAGCGGCTGTCTATACGAGCCTGCAGGAAGCGACCAAGGAAGTCCTGGACACGCTCACGCCGCGCGAGGCCAAGGTTCTGCGCATGCGCTTCGGCATCGAAATGAACACCGACCACACGCTGGAAGAAGTCGGCAAGCAGTTCGATGTCACGCGGGAGCGCATCCGGCAAATAGAAGCCAAAGCGCTGCGCAAGCTGCGCCATCCCTCGCGATCCGAGCGTCTCCGCAGCTTCCTGGACGGCTGA
- a CDS encoding GatB/YqeY domain-containing protein translates to MSELKARITEDMKNAMRAKEAARLSAIRLLLAAIKQREVDERKELTDADIVAVVDKMMKQRRDSIAQYEVAKRQDLVDAERFELTLLQDYMPQGLSDAEIVKAIADAIAETGASGPQDMGKVMGLLKPRLAGRADMSAVSQQVKAKLAGA, encoded by the coding sequence ATGTCCGAATTGAAGGCTCGCATCACTGAAGACATGAAGAACGCCATGCGCGCGAAGGAAGCCGCGCGCTTGTCGGCCATCCGGCTGCTGCTCGCAGCCATCAAGCAGAGGGAAGTGGACGAGCGAAAGGAACTCACGGACGCGGACATCGTCGCAGTCGTCGACAAGATGATGAAGCAGCGGCGCGACTCCATCGCGCAGTACGAGGTGGCGAAGCGGCAAGACCTCGTCGATGCCGAGCGGTTCGAGCTGACTCTGCTGCAGGACTACATGCCGCAAGGCCTGTCCGACGCCGAGATCGTGAAGGCGATTGCCGATGCGATCGCGGAAACCGGTGCGAGTGGCCCTCAGGACATGGGGAAGGTCATGGGCCTCTTGAAGCCCCGGCTTGCGGGCCGTGCCGACATGAGCGCGGTGTCGCAACAGGTGAAGGCAAAGCTGGCAGGCGCTTGA
- a CDS encoding DNA primase, with translation MIPQSFIQDLLGRVDIVDVIGSSVQLKRAGANLAACCPFHSEKSPSFTVSPTKQFYHCFGCGAHGTAISFMMEYHGMGFIDAVKDLAARAGMEVPEQQRSDAQRKEEHRAADLTDVMAKAARFYKDQLKRTPHAVDYLKGRGLTGEVAARYGIGYAPDGWQGLGAVFGDYNAPELLEGGLVIQNDEGRRYDRFRDRIMFPIVNPRGDIIGFGGRVLGQGEPKYLNSPETPIFEKGRELYGLFQARRAIRQENLVIVVEGYMDVVALAQHGVENAVATLGTATTPVHVQKLLRQADRIVFCFDGDSAGRRAAWRALEVCLPVLADGKQAGFLFLPDPEDPDSFVRKFGKPAFDALVGDAEPLSRYLIRELRGRVDMETAEGKAAFLKEADALVRQISAPNLGRTMRIAVAKEAGMPIPEQAAAPGRPRPSGNGSAPVPRRTASVGLADGVLLAIAGKPGLHEMARQAGDLAPRSGQWLLVHELTERIAAGELLPSSQAIFQYLEDSGRGDLAASLQRTLLELGEEHDFEAELAGVLQRLEQKLRRSRWEEIAKTAKSVGELPPEARDLISGAGRS, from the coding sequence ATGATTCCGCAGTCCTTCATTCAGGACCTGTTGGGTCGCGTCGACATCGTCGACGTCATTGGATCGTCCGTGCAACTCAAACGCGCCGGCGCCAATCTGGCCGCGTGCTGCCCGTTCCACTCCGAGAAATCACCTTCCTTCACGGTCAGTCCGACCAAGCAGTTCTATCACTGCTTCGGGTGCGGAGCGCACGGCACGGCGATCAGTTTCATGATGGAGTACCACGGCATGGGATTCATCGATGCCGTGAAGGACCTGGCTGCGCGTGCCGGCATGGAAGTCCCGGAACAGCAGCGCTCCGACGCCCAGCGCAAGGAAGAGCATCGCGCCGCGGATCTCACGGACGTGATGGCCAAGGCGGCCCGCTTCTACAAGGACCAGCTCAAACGCACGCCCCATGCAGTGGACTACCTCAAGGGGCGCGGACTCACGGGCGAAGTGGCTGCCCGGTACGGGATCGGTTATGCGCCTGATGGATGGCAAGGCCTTGGGGCTGTCTTTGGTGATTACAACGCGCCGGAACTCCTCGAAGGCGGCCTGGTCATCCAGAACGACGAAGGCCGCCGTTACGACCGGTTCCGCGACCGCATCATGTTCCCGATCGTGAACCCGCGTGGCGACATCATCGGTTTCGGCGGGAGGGTGCTGGGCCAGGGCGAACCCAAGTACCTGAACTCTCCGGAAACCCCCATTTTCGAGAAGGGGCGGGAGCTTTACGGGCTGTTCCAGGCCCGGAGGGCCATTCGCCAGGAGAACCTCGTCATCGTCGTAGAGGGTTACATGGACGTCGTCGCGCTTGCTCAGCACGGTGTGGAGAATGCCGTGGCGACGCTCGGTACCGCGACCACGCCGGTGCACGTGCAGAAGCTTCTTCGACAGGCTGACCGGATCGTCTTCTGTTTCGATGGCGATTCCGCAGGGAGAAGGGCCGCGTGGAGGGCGCTCGAGGTGTGTCTTCCTGTGCTGGCCGATGGCAAACAGGCCGGATTCCTGTTTCTTCCGGATCCGGAGGACCCCGACTCCTTTGTGCGGAAGTTCGGCAAACCGGCCTTCGATGCGTTGGTCGGCGACGCGGAGCCTCTCTCGCGCTATCTCATCCGCGAGCTGCGCGGCCGGGTGGACATGGAGACCGCGGAGGGGAAGGCGGCATTCCTCAAGGAGGCAGACGCGCTTGTCAGGCAGATCAGCGCGCCCAATCTCGGTCGGACGATGCGGATTGCCGTGGCCAAAGAAGCGGGCATGCCGATTCCCGAACAGGCGGCTGCTCCCGGCAGGCCGAGACCGTCCGGCAACGGCTCCGCCCCTGTTCCTCGCAGAACTGCCAGTGTCGGACTGGCAGACGGTGTTCTGCTTGCGATCGCCGGCAAGCCGGGGTTGCACGAGATGGCCCGCCAGGCCGGCGACCTGGCGCCTAGAAGCGGGCAGTGGCTCCTGGTGCATGAATTGACCGAGCGAATCGCGGCGGGCGAACTTCTGCCTTCATCCCAGGCGATCTTCCAGTATCTCGAGGACTCCGGGCGTGGAGACTTGGCTGCGTCCCTCCAGCGTACGCTCCTGGAACTGGGCGAAGAGCACGATTTCGAGGCGGAGCTCGCGGGAGTTCTGCAAAGGTTGGAGCAGAAGTTGCGGCGTTCGCGATGGGAGGAGATCGCAAAGACCGCCAAGTCGGTGGGAGAGCTCCCGCCGGAGGCCAGGGACCTCATTTCGGGTGCCGGCCGGTCGTGA
- a CDS encoding choice-of-anchor E domain-containing protein, whose amino-acid sequence MLNAARSMQWQAKVLATVLIALGAATSATAAPITTTPQVFDFSLAQTNQVDPFAVQPYTATTLHSFNEFDAGLGTLQQVIFRWRSTLLASNTGEFDDETATINGTAEADLVGLGDLFSSPFSASASPPGNLTASVSQAVDGSRVYSASGDLAHFIGTGTFDTLLTLSVFNTPDNNSSTMHANWGQSTNLGRLTVEYVYDRPVTGQIPEPGVLLLGSVAALAFGLTARRKRKTPH is encoded by the coding sequence ATGTTGAATGCAGCCCGTTCGATGCAATGGCAGGCCAAGGTCCTGGCCACTGTCCTGATCGCTCTCGGCGCGGCCACGTCGGCCACCGCAGCGCCTATCACCACGACGCCTCAGGTCTTCGATTTCTCCCTCGCCCAGACGAACCAGGTCGATCCGTTCGCCGTCCAGCCTTACACCGCGACCACCTTGCACTCCTTCAACGAGTTCGACGCCGGACTCGGGACTCTCCAGCAGGTCATCTTCCGGTGGCGATCCACCTTGTTGGCCAGCAACACGGGCGAGTTCGACGATGAGACTGCGACCATCAACGGTACAGCGGAGGCCGACCTGGTGGGATTGGGAGACCTCTTCAGCAGTCCGTTCTCGGCATCGGCATCCCCCCCCGGAAATCTGACGGCCAGCGTTTCGCAGGCGGTCGACGGCAGCCGTGTGTACTCCGCTTCGGGCGATCTCGCGCACTTCATCGGAACAGGAACGTTCGACACTCTGCTTACCCTGTCCGTGTTCAACACGCCCGACAACAACTCTTCCACGATGCACGCCAATTGGGGCCAATCGACGAACCTGGGCCGGCTGACGGTCGAGTACGTCTACGACCGGCCCGTGACTGGCCAGATCCCGGAACCCGGAGTGCTCCTGCTGGGATCGGTGGCAGCGCTCGCGTTCGGATTGACGGCGCGCCGCAAGCGCAAGACGCCGCACTGA